Genomic window (Jatrophihabitans sp.):
GGGCGGCGTCGGCGTCGGTGTCGGCGTTGGCCCGCACCGCCATCGACCGGCCGCCGTCGGCGATGCGCATGATCCGGTGCACCGCCCGGACCAGATCGTCGGCCTCGTCGGACTCGGGGTCGATCTCGCCCTCGAAGTAGCGGACCACCGGCGAGGCGACCACCGGCACCTCGCCGATGAAGACCTCGCCGGAGGTGCCGTCGATCGAGATGACGGTGCCCTCTTCATAGACCTGGCCGTCCGGAGTGCTGAAGTGCCGGGCCTTGGTGTCGACCTTGAGCTGCTCGGCGCCGCACACGCAGGTCTTGCCCATCCCCCGGGCCACCACCGCGGCGTGGCTGGTCTTGCCGCCCCGGCTGGTGAGGATGCCCTCGGCGGCGATCATGCCGTTGAGGTCGTCGGGGTTGGTCTCGCGCCGGACCAGGATGACCTTCTCACCGCTGCGGCTCCACTTCACCGCCGTGTAGGAGTCGAAGACCACCTTGCCGACCGCGGCGCCGGGCGAGGCGTTCATGCCCTGGGCGATCTTGCGGTGCGGCGTGGTGTCGTCGAAGTGCGGGAACATCAGCTGCGCCAGCTGCGCCCCGGTGACCCGCTGCAGGGCCTCCATCTCATCGATCAGGCCCTCGTCGATCAGCTGGGTGGCGATCCGGAAGGCGGCCCCGGCCGTGCGCTTGCCGACCCGGGTCTGCAGCATCCACAGCTTGCCCCGCTCGATGGTGAACTCGATGTCGCACAGGTCGCGGTAGTGCTCCTCGAGCTGGGCCATGATGCCCATCAGCTCGTCATGGCTCTTCTTGTCCAGCTTGGCCAGGTCAGACAGCGGCAGGGTGTTGCGGATGCCGGCCACCACGTCCTCGCCCTGGGCGTTCTGCAGGTAGTCGCCGTACTCGCCCTTGGCGCCCGAGGCAGGGTCGCGGGTGAAGGCCACCCCGGTGCCGGAGTCGTCGGAGAGGTTGCCGAAGACCATCGAGCAGATGTTGACCGCGGTGCCCAGGTCGGCCGGAATCCGCTCCTGGCGGCGGTAGAGGATCGCGCGCGGCGCGTTCCAGGACTCGAACACCGCCCGGACGGCCAGGTCCATCTGCTCGCGGGGGTCCTGCGGGAACTCCCGGCCGGCGTGCTCGACGACCACCCGCTTGTAGGTCTCGACCAGCTTGCGCAGGTCCTCGGCGTCGAGGTCGAGGTCGTTGGTCGTGCCCTTGGCGGTCTTGGCCTCGTCCAGCGCGGACTCGAAGTGCTCGCCGTCGATGTCGAGCACGGTCTTGCCGAACATCTGGATCAGCCGCCGGTAGGAGTCGAAGGCAAAGCGCTCATTGCCGGACTGGGCGGCCAGCCCGCGCACCGACTGGTCGTTGAGGCCGACGTTGAGGACCGTCTCCATCATGCCGGGCATCGAGAACTTCGCCCCCGAGCGCACCGAGACCAGCAGCGGGTCATCGGACTGGCCCAGCTTCTTGCCCATCTTGGCCTCGAGGTCGGCCAGGTGCTCGCTGACCTCGGCCGACAGCTCGGCCGGCTCGCGGCCGTTGCTGAGGTAGGCCTGGCAGGCCTCGGTGGTGATCGTGAACCCCGGCGGGACCGGCAGTCCCATGTTGGTCATCTCGGCGAGGTTGGCGCCCTTGCCGCCGAGCAGGTCTTTGAGGTCCTTGCTGCCTTCGGCAAAGTCGTAGACGAACTTCGTCATCGCGCACCACCACACTGTGAGACGGACATAGGTCCTGCCGACCATAGGGGGCGTAAGCGATTGCGGTCAGCAGGTCCGCCGATCTGGAGGCAAAGGACACACTGGTGTCGGCGATCGCGTCCGGTGAGCAAGCACGGCAGTGAGGTCCGGGGATCGTCAGGCGCCGAGCGCTGCCGGCCGGCGTCAGCCGATCAGGACGTCCTTGTAAAAGACATTGGCATAGCGGTTGACGCCGTCCAGCCCGTCCCGGGAGGCGAAGCCGAAGACCAGCTCGACCTTGCCCGCGCTGGTCTTGTAGACCGCCATGCCCTCGGGCTCGCGGTACACCAGCGTGCTGCCCGCCCGGGTGATCACCTTGTTCTGCACGATGGCCCCGGTGTTGAGGTCGATGCAGGTGATCGCGGAGTCGATGTCGTCGGCGCTGGCATGGCCGTCGCCGGTGAGGACGTAGAGGTACTTGCCGTAGAAGGTGTAACCCTGAAAGGTGCCGCTGACCGAGGGCATCGGAATGCGAGCCAGCACGGTGGAGAAGTCACCGGCCGACGCGGCGGCCAGGCTGTAGGCGCTGAACTCCATGCGCCCTGAGACCGACCGGCGGATCAGGATGCGCTTGTTCACCGGGTCGGTGGCGCAGGTGACGTTCGTGCTGCCGGTGAAGAACTTGCGCACGTTCGCCGGAGTCGTCCCGCTGACGAACTTGAACCGCTGCAGCGCGGTCCCCCGGCCCGAGTCATCGTGGCTGCTGGAGTCGGCCTCGGTCCACAGGTAGGTGCTGGTGCCGACCGGCTCGGCGCCGAAGGAGACGCCGTGCCCGGCATTGGCCAGGTGCATGTAGCCGAGCAGGTTGCCGTTGAAGTCGAGCTGGTTCACGCACAGGTCGTCACCGTCGGAGCCGTTACGGATCTGGATGACGAACATCCGGCGGTTGACGTTGTCGAAGGCGATGCCCTGCATGGCGTGGTGGGACTCGTGCAGGGGCCGGTTGCGCGCGAAGAAGTCATAGGACGGCTGGCTGAGGTCGAAGTAACTCGACGCCGGCAGCGCCGCCGAGGCCGCCGACGGAAAGGCCAGCCCGCCCAGCCCGAGCGCCGCCGTCATCCCACCGGCCTTGAGCGCCGAACGGCGCGAGACGAGCCTGGGCGGAGAGGTGGCGTCCTCGGTCATGGGTGCTCCTGGGGTCAACGCGACGACCTGTCGGCGACCGGTCAGGCCATCACCCTAAACCGCCGGTAAGCGTCTTGTGGTGCATATCGCCTAGCTCTCGGCGTTGCGCGAGCCTGGAGGCCGACGCCACGCCGGCTCAGTCCTTGATCCTCTCCTTGACCTGACGGACGGAGACCGGCGCGCCCGGAACCCCGCCGGGCCGGGACACGTACTCGCCGACCCCGACGCAGGTGAACAGCAACGTCACCAGGTCGCTGGACTGGCCGAGCAGGGCCGGCACCTCGGTGTCCAGGAAGGTCATGCCGGACGCGGTCGCTCCGAGGGCGTACGCGGCCAGATGCAACCGTCCCTCGACCAGGCCGGCTGCCAGCTGGGCGTCCCGGTAGCCCCGGTCGTCGAGTTCGGCGCCGTCGATCGCGCCGATCACCACGTAGCCGGCGTCGGCGGCCAGGTACTGGTCCAGGGCGATCCGCAGCAGCTCGTCGCGCAGCTCGGCCTGCCGCTGCGGGGTGTCCAGATCGGGCCACCGGTAGACGCCCGGGGCCATCCCTTCCACCCCGTGCACCACCACCCAGTGCGGCACCTCGATCCCCCGCATCGCCGCACGCATCGGCCAGTCCAGCAACTGTCGCGGCAGCTGGACGCCGCGGTCCATCAGCCGCTGCGAGCCGCGCCGCAGGATCACCTCGTCCAGCGCAGGTGATTCGGGCACGTCGGCCAGCGCCGGGCCGACCGGCCATGCCGGACCCGGCTCGTCGCTGTCGCCGGCGCGCTGGGCTTGGGTGCACAGCGGAAACTCGACCTCGGGCAGGAAACCTGGCGTGGCCGGACCGCTGGCGTCGGTCACCGGCGTCGCGTCGCCGAGGCAGACCAGCGCGAGCGGGTACTCGTGCACGCCGTCGGCGCCCACCAGGCGGGCGATCGCGGTGTCGGCGAACCGCGTCTGCAGCCGAGGCCGGGCGCCGGCGCTGTCGGCCGCGGCGATCAGCTGGGACAGCGCGGTGCCGGCGTCCCAGTAGAGATGGCGCCAACCCCGCTCGGCGTAGCGCCACCCGGTTCGCCACGGAACCCCGGTGACGATCAGCGTGCTGGCCGCGCCACCCGGCGCGGGCCCGACCTGCACCAGGGCGTGGTTGACGGGGTCATACCAGTGCACCCCGTCCGGCACCCCGGACACGCCTCTGACGCTGGCATAGACCTCCAGCGGGAACCGGGCGCCGGCCGAGCCCGCGGCCCGGAACAGGATCTTCCGTCCCGGGCGCTCGCCCGTCCGGACGACCCCCGCGCCGAGGTAGAGGATGCGGCCGAGCTGTGCGGCGTCGAGCGGCCTGCTCGGCGCCGGGCTGCCCGCCAGCGCGGCGGTGGCGCTGACGCCCGGATTCGGCAGCTCGCGGGGCAACGGCGTCACCGGCAGGCCGGCGTCGTACTGCTTGACCTGCGGCGGGAGGGTGGCCAGGTCGTTGGGAACCAGGTCGTGCCGCACCCGGGGGTCATCGACCGGCGCGTCCCAGTCCTGATCAGGGGTGTATGACGTCAGCCGGTGCAGCAGCCCCGCTCCGTTCTCAAGATCCATGCGCTGCAGCGTGCCAGGCGCCGGGCCGTGACCGCCACCCCCGCTGCCGCTGACTGATCGACGACCAAGGCGCGAGCCGGCTGGCCTGATCACCGCCGCGACGCGCGGGACCTCACGCTCAGCCGCCGGAGTCGGCCAGCTCCGCGCCGAACGGCACGGCGCGCGACTCCCGGTCAGCCAGCCAGCCCTCGGGCAGCGCCACCTTGCGGGCGCCGGAGGTGCGCCCGCGCGGCTGGCCGAGCACCGCGGCCGGAAACGGCTGGCTCTGGTCGAGCTGGCCGAGCAGGTCGGCGAGCTCGGCGAGCCCGGACGCCAGCGCCAGGGCGCGGCGCAGCTCGCTGCCGACCGAGAAGCCCTTGAGGTACCAGGCGACGTGCTTGCGGAAGTCGGTGACGCCGTGCTCCTCACCGAGCCACTCGGCCAGCAGCTCGGCGTGCCGGAGCATCGCCGCGGCCACCTGGTCCAGGCCCGGCAGGTTCACGTGGCGCTGGCCGGCGAACGCCGCGGCCAGGTCGCCGAACAGCCAGGGCCGGCCCAGGCAGCCCCGGCCCACCACCACGCCGGCGCAACCGGTCTGCTCCACCATCCGGACCGCGTCGGCGGCCTCCCAGATGTCGCCGTTGCCCAGCACCGGGATGTCGAGCAGCGCGGCCAGCTCAGCGATCGGCGCCCAGTCGGCCTGGCCGCCGTAGAACTCGGCCGCCGTCCGGCCGTGCAGGGCGACGTAGGCCACCCCCGCGTCCTGGGCCCGCAGCGCGGCCTCGCGGTAGGTCAGGTGGTCGGCGTCCACCCCCAGGCGCATCTTGACCGTCACCGGCAACTGCCCGTCCGCGGCCTTCACCGCCGCGCCCACGAGATCGGAGAAGAGGTTGATCCGCCACGGCAGGGCCGAGCCGCCGCCGCGCCGGGTCACCTTGGGCACCGGGCAGCCGAAGTTCAGGTCGACGTGATCGGCCAGGTCCTCGGCCACGATCATCCGCACCGCCCGGGCCACGATCTCCGGGTCCACCCCGTAGAGCTGGATCGAGCGGGGCGTCTCGTCGGCGGCGAAGCGAATCATCCGCAGCGTCTTGGGATTGCGCTCGACCAGCGCCCGGGAGGTGATCATCTCCGAGATGTAGAGGCCGGCGCCGTACTCGCGGCACAGCCTGCGAAACGCCACGTTGGTGATGCCGGCCAGCGGCGCGAGCACCACCGGCGGGTCGACCACGATGCGCTGGCCGAGCCGTAACGGCGCGGTAACCGGCGTCAGCACGCCCGCCATCTCAGCAGCCGATCAGCCGGGTCGCCAGATAGTCCTCGACCTTGTCCAGCGCGACCCGCTCCTGGGTCATCGCGTCGCGTTCGCGGATGGTCACCGCCTGGTCGTCCAGGGTGTCGAAGTCGACGGTGACGCAGAACGGCGTGCCGATCTCGTCCTGGCGGCGGTAGCGCTTGCCGATCGCCTGGGTCTCGTCGTACTCGACGTTCCAGTGCCGGCGCAGCGCGCTGGCCAGGTCACGGCCCTTCGGCGAGAGGTCGGCGTGGCGTGACAGCGGCAGCACCGCGACCTTGACCGGGGCCAGCCGCGGGTCCAGCCGGAGCACTGTGCGCTTGTCCATGCCGCCCTTGGTGTTCGGCGCCTCGTCCTCGACGTAGGCGTCCAGCAGGAAGGCAAGCGTCGCCCGGGTCAGGCCGGCGGCCGGCTCGATGACGTAGGGCAGGTAGCGCTCGCCCTTCTCGCCGCGGCTGGCGTCGAAGTAGCTCAGGTCGACCCCGGAGTGCTCGGAGTGCGTGCGCAGGTCGAAGTCGGTGCGGTTGGCGATGCCCTCCAGCTCGTCGAACTCCTTGCCGCCGAAGCCGAAGCGGTACTCGATGTCGACGGTGCGCTTGGCGTAGTGCGACAGCTTCTCCTTCGGGTGCTCGAAGAAGCGCATGTTGTCGGGGTTCAGCCCGAGGCCCACGTAGAAGTCCCAGCGCGCCTGCAGCCAGTACTCGTGCCACTGCTCGTCGGTGCCGGGCTCGACGAAGAACTCCATCTCCATCTGCTCGAACTCCCGGGTGCGGAAGATGAAGTTGCCCGGGGTGATCTCGTTGCGGAAGGACTTGCCGGTCTGGGCGATCCCGAACGGCGGCTTCTTGCGCGCGGTGGTCATCACGTTGAGGAAGTTGAGGAAGATGCCCTGCGCGGTCTCGGGCCGCAGGTACACCAGGCCGGACTCGTCCTCGACCGGGCCCAGGTGGGTCTTGAGCATGCCGGAGAACTGCTTGGGCTCGGTCCAGATGTCGCGGTTGCCGCAGTTGGGGCAGCTGATGTCGGCCAGGCCGTGCTCGGGCGGGCGGCCCTTCTTCGCCTCGTAGGCCTCTTCCAGGTGGTCGGCCCGGTAGCGCTTGTGGCAGCTGGTGCACTCGGTCAGCGGGTCTGAGAAGGTGGCCAGGTGGCCGGAGGCGTCCCAGACCGCCGGCGGCAGCAGCACCGAGGAGTCCAGGCCCACCACGTCGTCGCGGCCGGTGACCATCGACTTCCACCACTGCCGGCGCAGGTTCTCTTTCAGCTCCACGCCCATCGGCCCGTAGTCCCATGCCGACCGGGTTCCGCCGTAGATCTCGGCAGCGGGAAAGACGAAGCCACGGCGCTTCGCCAGGCTGACGACGGCGTCATTGCGATCAACGGGCACAGCGGAACTCCATCAGGAACGGGTCGGCGACGATCCGTCCAGGGTATCGGTAGCGCGCACCGGCTCCTTGCCATCGCAGGCCCGCTCGCGGTCGGGGCCCGCCTGCTCCCGGTCCGCGCCCGCCTGCTCCCGGTCCGCGCCCGCCTGCCGCGCCTCGACGCCGGCCCGCGAGCGCGAGCGCTGCCAGCGGCCGAAGCCGATCGTCACGACCGCGGTGACCACCCAGCCCAGCAGGATGTCGAAGACGTAGTGCTCGCTGGAGTACACCAGCGCGAACGCCATCGCCAGTGAGTAGCCGGCCAGCAGCGGCCGCCAGCGGCGGCGGACCCGGCGCCAGAAGAACACCGTGATCAGGCCGGTGACCGCCGCGTGCAGGGACGGCACCGCGGCCACCTGGTTGACCCCGGCCTGGCCCTGGTCCAGCAGCGCCTTGGCGCGCTCAAGCCCCAGCCGGTCCCAGCCCCGGCCGGAGATCCGCTCCACATAGGCCGCGGCGCCGGGGTTCTCGGGCCTGACCTGGCCCAGGATGCCGGCCGAGCCCACCTTGTCGGGGTCGGCGTACATGCACGCCGGGTCCGACGGCCCGCCGGCCACCTGCTCGGCGCTGCACAGCGAGGCGGCCCACGGCGGCGCGGCCGGCACCGCGATGAAGCCGGCCAACCCGATGAAGGACACCGCCACGAACTGGAACACGAACTGACGCCAGGCCGGCCGGTCACGCAACCAGAGCAGGCCGGCGACCAGGTAGGGCGCGAAGAAGAACGAGACGTAGACGATGCTGACGCCGACCTCCCACCATGGGGCGAACGGCTCCTTGAGCTTGGACTGCAGCCAGACCGTCGGCTCGACCCGGAACAGGACCCGGTCGAAATCCATCTGGAAATACCACTCGGTCGGGCGTCCCAGCGCCTCGGCAGCGCCCCGGCTCAGGTCATAGACCAGCAGGACGGCGGCGAACGGCAGCCAGTCACGCAGCACCGTCCACCCCTGCCGGCGGCCGACACTGGCGGCGAGCAGGCCGGTGCAGATGTAGATCAGGACGGTGTTGCGGTCGAAGGACACCCCGTCCCGGCGGATCCAGTAGCCGATGCCGAGGGCCCAGGCCAGGATCGCCGACCAGCGCAGGATCCTCCGCGCTGTGCCGGGGTTCAGCCTGCCTCGACCGGTGTCAGCTTTCGCGCTGACGGCTGCCTCGGACTCCTCGCCGGCCGTCGCCAGCTCGGACTCGGTCGCCGCCAGGATGCTCACCTCACCGCACGTCGTCGGATGCCCTGCCGGGCCGTTTCACGTCTGACCTGTTCCCTAGGCAACCAATCTACCGAGCCGGCGCGCGAGGCAAGCCGACGCGCCAGCGCCTCTCAGCTACCTGCCAGCCGGTTGCCCCAGTCGGCGTCGGCGGCCCGGTCGCTGGGTCGGGCCGTCTCCTGGCCGTCCTGGGAGATCCGCAGCAACTCCTCGAACGCGCTGGGCCGATCCAGCGCCTGGGACAGCAACGGCGTCGCGATCAGCTTGACCTGGTAACCGCCCAGACCGCGGCGATAGGCGCCGACCGACTCCCACTCGGTCAGCAGCAGCCAGCTGCCCGCGTCGTCGGTGGCCCGTCCCACCGAGCCCCGCACGAAGCCCGGGCGCTCGGCCAGCAGCCGCAGCGCCTGCTCGGCCTCTGCCTGGAAACGCTCGGCTTGCGGCCCCTCGCCCGCGTCCTCGGGACGGAACTGCAGCAGCGCGATCACGAGGCGCCGCCGGCGTCGGTGACTGCGGCGCTCGGACCGGTGACGGCGCTGGCGTCGAGGGCGCTGGCGTCGACAGCGGCGCCGAACCGGCGGTCCCGGGAGGCGTAGCTGGCGCAGGCCGCCCAGAAGTGCCGGCGGTCGAAGTCCGGCCACGGGGTGTCGAGGAACATCAGCTCAGCGTAGGCCGACTGCCACAGCAGGAAGTTCGAGGTGCGCTGCTCGCCGGAGGTCCGCAGGAACAGGTCGACGTCGGGCAGGTCGGGCTCGTCCAGGTAGCGGGCGAACATCTTCTCGTCGATCTTGGCCGGATCGAGCTTTCCGGCCGCGGCCAGCTCGGCCAGCCGGCGGGCGGCGTCGGCCACCTCGGCCCGGCCGCCGTAGTTCACGCAGAACTGCAGGGTCAGCCGGTCGTTGCCCTCGGTGAACTGCTCGGCGTCCTCCAGCTGGCTGATCACGCTTCGCCACAGCCGGGGACGGCGGCCGGCCCAGCGGATCCGGACGCCGTAGCTGTTGAGCTCGTCGCGCCGTCGCCGGATCACCTCTTTGTTGAAGCCCATCAGGAACCGGACCTCGTCAGGCGAGCGCCGCCAGTTCTCGGTCGAGAACGCGTAGGCCGACACCACCGGCACGCCGATCTCCATCGCCCCGAACAGCACGTCCATCAGCGCCGCCTCGCCGGCCCGGTGGCCCTCGGTGCGGGGCAGGCCGCGGCTGTTGGCCCACCGGCCGTTGCCGTCCATCACGATCGCGACGTGCCGGGGCAGCAGGTTGGTCGCGATCGCCGGCGGCCGGGCGCCGCTCGGGTGCGGCGGCGGGTCCGGCCAGGGCTGGCGGCGGGCAGGCATGGGGCAACCGTAGTACCGGGCCACCGCGGCGCCGGGCAACGGCAGCGCTCCGGACAGGCGCGGCGGCGATGACGGGCCGGGCGCTCAGCCGCTCAGCGGTCCACCAGCGGCAGCGACCGGATGCCGCGCTCGAGGTGCCACTGCAGGTGGGCGGCGATCAGGCCGCTGGCCTCGCGGCGCAGGTCCAGCGTGGCAGCCTCGGCGCCGGCCCAGTCGCCTGAGAGCAGCGCCGTCATCAGGCTCAGCGAGCCGGCCTGCGGCCGCACCGAGCCCGCCGGCCGGCAGCTCGGGCAGACCGCGCCGCCGGCCGGCACGTTGAAGGCGGCGTGCGGCCCGGGCGTCGAGCACACCGCGCACTCGGCCAGCGCCGGCTCCCAACCGGCCAGCGACATCGACCTGATCAGGAACGCGTCCAGGATCAGGGTGGCCTCGTGGTCGCGGTCGGCCAGGGAGCGCAGCGCGCCCACCACCAGCAGGTACTGCCGCAGCGCCGGCTCGCCCTCTTCGGCGGTCAACCGCTCGGCGGTCTCGCAGATCGCCACCGCCGCCGTCCAGCCGGGGTAGTCCGAGGCCAGCCGCGCGCCGTAGTTGTCGACCGACTCGACCTGGGTGACCAGGTCCAGCCCGTGGTGTCGCGGGTGCCCGTGCTCGGCGTCGGGCACCGCCGTCCGGGTGTGCAGCTGCACGTCGATGTGGCTGCCGGGCTCGAGCCGGGCGCCGTAACGGGAGGTGGTGCGCCGCACGCCCTTGCCGACCGCCCTGATCCGGCCGTGCCGGCGGGTCAGCAGGGTGACGATCCGGTCTGCCTCGCCCAGCTTGTGGACGCGCAGCACCACGGCTTCGTCACGGTAGAGCGGCACCTGTCCATCGTCGCAGATCGGGCTGACACCAGCTGGGAGCCGGCTACGACGCTCTCGGCGTCCAGGGGCGGGCGCTAGTGGCCGGCGCGGGTCGCCTGGGTGCGGCGCAACCGGTTGCGCAGCGCCCGGCGGGCGACGGGGCCGAGGTCATCGAGCACTTCGGTAAGCACCGCGACCTGGGCCAGGGCGTCCAGGGCGTGCTCGGAGGACTCTGGGTCGGCTGCCTCGTACAGCTCGAGTCCGATGAACGCGGCCGCTAGTGCGCGGGCCAGGCCTGGGATGTCGAGCGCCGCCTTGATCGGGCTGTCGGCGAGGATGCGCTGCAGGGTCTGCTCGATCTCGTTGATCCACAGGTTCAGCGCCACCCTGGCCGCCTCGGCGAGGGTGGCGCTCTGCTGCGCGGCGGCCAGCACCTGGGCCAGCACCTGGGTGTTGCCGGCGGCCCGCTCGGCCTCGTGCAGGGACCGCCCGACCGTGAGCAGCTCGCGCAGCGAGGTGACCTCGGCGAACTGGTCGGAGTACAGGGCCACCCGAGCCCGGGTCGCGCTCTGGCACGCGGTGATGATCAGCTCTTCCACCGATCCGAAGTGGTAGAAGACCAGGGCCTGGTTGACGCCCGCGGTCGCGGCGATGGACCGGGCCGAGGCGCCGGCGATGCCCTTGTCGCGCAGCGTCGCGATGGCGCCGGCCAGCAGCCGGTCACGGGTGTCACCGCTCATGCGGTGACACCGGCGCCGTTCCCGTTGCCCGTCCGCCTCCGATTCCGGCCGAGGGAGGACATGACCGCCCACGGCACGGCCGCCGCGGCGCGACTGCCGATGCTCGCGACCGTCCAGTAGAGGGCGCCGAGCGCCCCGCCCGCGATGGCGCCCCAGCCCAGTCCGCGGCTGACCAGCGGAGCTGGATCCCACCGCGCGTCCGTCTGGTTCATGTCGTTTCTGTTCTTCCTCAGCCCCGGTGTTCGGTCCCCTCGTCAGGTCGGAACGGAGCCGCCGCCCATATAAGGATTCGGGTCCATCGGCGGGTTGTCGTCGGGCTGCTTGACCGGCGGCAGTGGCAACGGTTGGCCGCTGTCGCCGATGGGATCGGGGTTGACTGGCTCGCTCATGCGATCGCTCCTTGAGGGGTTTCGGTGGACACTGCACATGTCAGACGCACTGGCCAGGTTCACGGTTGCTTGATGACCCTTTTGAGCGACTGCTCAAGTAAAGCAGGTTTTGAGCATTCGCTCAAGACCCTGTCGCCAACGATGTAAGCGATTGCTCAGAACGTGCGCGGAGTTCGGCGGGCAGGCCCGACCGATCGGTGTCAGCAGACAGGCCGCCCGACCGACCGGTGTCAGCAGGCAGACGCCCGACCGATCGGTGTCAGCAGACAGGCGCCCGACCGACCGGTGTCAGCTGACCGGAACCGCCGGCGCGTCGGCCACGGCGGCGCGCAATCGGGCCGCGAGCAACAGCGCGAACGCCGCCGAAGCCAGCGCGCAGCCGACCGGGACCCAGAACGCCATCCGGGCGCCGTGCTCATCGGCGATGCCGCCGACCACCGCGGCGCCCAGGCCGTAGCCGACCGACAGGCCGGTGCCGATCCAGGTCAGGCCCTCGGTCAGCGAGTTTGCGGGCACGATCGAGTCCACCAGGCTGAACGCGCTGATCAGGGTGGGTGAGATGCCGAGCCCGATCACCGCGGCGCACAGCGCCAGCACGCCGACGCTGGTCGCGGCGAAGAGCAGGAAGGGCATCACCCCGACCAGCACGGCGCTGATCACGAACCTGCGCAGCAACGAAGACTGCCAGTGCCGGCCGCCGTAGACCACCGCCGACACCGCGCTGCCGGCGGCGAAACTGGCCACCACCCAGCCGGCGCTGGCTCGCTGGCCGTGTTGGCCGCAGAAGGCGATCATCGTCACCTCAAGGCTGCCGAAGA
Coding sequences:
- a CDS encoding TetR/AcrR family transcriptional regulator — its product is MSGDTRDRLLAGAIATLRDKGIAGASARSIAATAGVNQALVFYHFGSVEELIITACQSATRARVALYSDQFAEVTSLRELLTVGRSLHEAERAAGNTQVLAQVLAAAQQSATLAEAARVALNLWINEIEQTLQRILADSPIKAALDIPGLARALAAAFIGLELYEAADPESSEHALDALAQVAVLTEVLDDLGPVARRALRNRLRRTQATRAGH
- the recO gene encoding DNA repair protein RecO codes for the protein MPLYRDEAVVLRVHKLGEADRIVTLLTRRHGRIRAVGKGVRRTTSRYGARLEPGSHIDVQLHTRTAVPDAEHGHPRHHGLDLVTQVESVDNYGARLASDYPGWTAAVAICETAERLTAEEGEPALRQYLLVVGALRSLADRDHEATLILDAFLIRSMSLAGWEPALAECAVCSTPGPHAAFNVPAGGAVCPSCRPAGSVRPQAGSLSLMTALLSGDWAGAEAATLDLRREASGLIAAHLQWHLERGIRSLPLVDR
- a CDS encoding isoprenyl transferase, with translation MPARRQPWPDPPPHPSGARPPAIATNLLPRHVAIVMDGNGRWANSRGLPRTEGHRAGEAALMDVLFGAMEIGVPVVSAYAFSTENWRRSPDEVRFLMGFNKEVIRRRRDELNSYGVRIRWAGRRPRLWRSVISQLEDAEQFTEGNDRLTLQFCVNYGGRAEVADAARRLAELAAAGKLDPAKIDEKMFARYLDEPDLPDVDLFLRTSGEQRTSNFLLWQSAYAELMFLDTPWPDFDRRHFWAACASYASRDRRFGAAVDASALDASAVTGPSAAVTDAGGAS
- the dusB gene encoding tRNA dihydrouridine synthase DusB: MLTPVTAPLRLGQRIVVDPPVVLAPLAGITNVAFRRLCREYGAGLYISEMITSRALVERNPKTLRMIRFAADETPRSIQLYGVDPEIVARAVRMIVAEDLADHVDLNFGCPVPKVTRRGGGSALPWRINLFSDLVGAAVKAADGQLPVTVKMRLGVDADHLTYREAALRAQDAGVAYVALHGRTAAEFYGGQADWAPIAELAALLDIPVLGNGDIWEAADAVRMVEQTGCAGVVVGRGCLGRPWLFGDLAAAFAGQRHVNLPGLDQVAAAMLRHAELLAEWLGEEHGVTDFRKHVAWYLKGFSVGSELRRALALASGLAELADLLGQLDQSQPFPAAVLGQPRGRTSGARKVALPEGWLADRESRAVPFGAELADSGG
- a CDS encoding antibiotic biosynthesis monooxygenase family protein, which encodes MIALLQFRPEDAGEGPQAERFQAEAEQALRLLAERPGFVRGSVGRATDDAGSWLLLTEWESVGAYRRGLGGYQVKLIATPLLSQALDRPSAFEELLRISQDGQETARPSDRAADADWGNRLAGS
- a CDS encoding glycine--tRNA ligase, whose protein sequence is MPVDRNDAVVSLAKRRGFVFPAAEIYGGTRSAWDYGPMGVELKENLRRQWWKSMVTGRDDVVGLDSSVLLPPAVWDASGHLATFSDPLTECTSCHKRYRADHLEEAYEAKKGRPPEHGLADISCPNCGNRDIWTEPKQFSGMLKTHLGPVEDESGLVYLRPETAQGIFLNFLNVMTTARKKPPFGIAQTGKSFRNEITPGNFIFRTREFEQMEMEFFVEPGTDEQWHEYWLQARWDFYVGLGLNPDNMRFFEHPKEKLSHYAKRTVDIEYRFGFGGKEFDELEGIANRTDFDLRTHSEHSGVDLSYFDASRGEKGERYLPYVIEPAAGLTRATLAFLLDAYVEDEAPNTKGGMDKRTVLRLDPRLAPVKVAVLPLSRHADLSPKGRDLASALRRHWNVEYDETQAIGKRYRRQDEIGTPFCVTVDFDTLDDQAVTIRERDAMTQERVALDKVEDYLATRLIGC
- the ppdK gene encoding pyruvate, phosphate dikinase; this translates as MTKFVYDFAEGSKDLKDLLGGKGANLAEMTNMGLPVPPGFTITTEACQAYLSNGREPAELSAEVSEHLADLEAKMGKKLGQSDDPLLVSVRSGAKFSMPGMMETVLNVGLNDQSVRGLAAQSGNERFAFDSYRRLIQMFGKTVLDIDGEHFESALDEAKTAKGTTNDLDLDAEDLRKLVETYKRVVVEHAGREFPQDPREQMDLAVRAVFESWNAPRAILYRRQERIPADLGTAVNICSMVFGNLSDDSGTGVAFTRDPASGAKGEYGDYLQNAQGEDVVAGIRNTLPLSDLAKLDKKSHDELMGIMAQLEEHYRDLCDIEFTIERGKLWMLQTRVGKRTAGAAFRIATQLIDEGLIDEMEALQRVTGAQLAQLMFPHFDDTTPHRKIAQGMNASPGAAVGKVVFDSYTAVKWSRSGEKVILVRRETNPDDLNGMIAAEGILTSRGGKTSHAAVVARGMGKTCVCGAEQLKVDTKARHFSTPDGQVYEEGTVISIDGTSGEVFIGEVPVVASPVVRYFEGEIDPESDEADDLVRAVHRIMRIADGGRSMAVRANADTDADAARARRFGAQGIGLCRTEHMFLGDRRSLVEALILADTDTERERQLAELLPLQREDFKGIFEAMDGLPVTIRLLDPPLHEFLPDITELSVRVAVAEARGEPREGDLRMLQAVHKLHEQNPMLGLRGVRLGLVIPGLFAMQARAILEAAAARVKAGGVPRVEIMVPLVGAVQEFESVKDDIIKVARDVRTETGAHLEFLVGTMIELPRAALTAGQIAESAEFFSFGTNDLTQTTWGFSRDDVEAAFFSHYLEKGIFGVSPFESLDREGVGALVRIAVEQGRAKRPGLKLGVCGEHGGDPESVHFFNEVGLDYVSCSPFRVPVARLEAGRANRTPSDESR
- a CDS encoding phosphatase PAP2 family protein — protein: MSILAATESELATAGEESEAAVSAKADTGRGRLNPGTARRILRWSAILAWALGIGYWIRRDGVSFDRNTVLIYICTGLLAASVGRRQGWTVLRDWLPFAAVLLVYDLSRGAAEALGRPTEWYFQMDFDRVLFRVEPTVWLQSKLKEPFAPWWEVGVSIVYVSFFFAPYLVAGLLWLRDRPAWRQFVFQFVAVSFIGLAGFIAVPAAPPWAASLCSAEQVAGGPSDPACMYADPDKVGSAGILGQVRPENPGAAAYVERISGRGWDRLGLERAKALLDQGQAGVNQVAAVPSLHAAVTGLITVFFWRRVRRRWRPLLAGYSLAMAFALVYSSEHYVFDILLGWVVTAVVTIGFGRWQRSRSRAGVEARQAGADREQAGADREQAGPDRERACDGKEPVRATDTLDGSSPTRS